In the genome of Paenibacillus pabuli, one region contains:
- a CDS encoding DUF6382 domain-containing protein, producing the protein MYGLTRDFIRNGGSFMVLEKAEGLRMDELSRVQMGMLSSNQIPRLLPVHIREMDRNVTLQYDISGHKMLSQVLKSGKIELRVLYGLLFQLADTFTECRQYMLDPRKLQIQEDYIFINGSLEVGELGLVYIPIIDAVEVDPTPQQFRDLVIRLMAHVQELQGEGIQRVLQQCDSEQWDIRQLRELLLELYADEQNGSGQASFMSSRGSLGSIDSKLGMPLSAVSERGQEPFSNRTGQDRNHQLHGEGESGQRLKSIQQSRASSTEEEKLLNKPFSGFSGRRPPIESSMQSKGVTNPSQRQTFDSLQDNDMEKDEKDEKQDSSKTTYILLGCMIAMALVWRFIYMEQPGQTQMILSAALSAGLLGIAGWAWVTKGRFGNSKSNLLSKKVPDEEYTDGELQKGSSNKRSALFGLGRGKGKQKESEEEMFQESWRWNASERSPDGNSYAQGYTSQQSSGDMQSAQSEMGHSFESRSSVTGNSRFQNLHIPSEASDGPFIQHAVEAVAATSELVRHHAAADATVNLQNVAGGGIAGAGSVVPSFYLERRSASGDKNERMDVRGASFVIGRSADMVQWVDSATGVSRAHVELSRNKSGYVIKDLGSVNGTILKGNVLAPYKEYPLEDGDTFMLAESVYTYRSVG; encoded by the coding sequence ATGTATGGATTAACGAGAGATTTTATTCGAAACGGCGGATCATTTATGGTTTTGGAGAAAGCAGAAGGGCTGCGAATGGACGAACTGAGCCGTGTGCAGATGGGTATGTTATCTTCTAATCAGATTCCAAGGCTTCTTCCTGTCCACATTCGCGAAATGGATCGAAATGTAACGCTGCAGTATGACATATCTGGGCACAAGATGTTGTCCCAAGTGTTAAAGTCCGGAAAAATAGAATTACGTGTGTTATATGGTCTGTTGTTTCAACTGGCAGACACATTTACGGAATGTAGACAATATATGTTGGATCCACGCAAATTACAGATTCAGGAAGATTACATATTTATCAATGGTTCACTTGAAGTTGGCGAACTCGGTTTGGTATATATTCCAATTATCGATGCAGTAGAGGTTGACCCGACTCCTCAACAATTCCGTGACCTGGTTATTAGGTTAATGGCCCATGTTCAGGAACTTCAGGGAGAAGGGATTCAACGTGTTCTCCAGCAATGTGACAGTGAGCAATGGGATATCAGACAACTGCGTGAACTTTTACTTGAATTATATGCAGATGAGCAGAATGGTTCAGGGCAAGCATCGTTTATGTCTTCACGTGGGTCATTAGGGTCAATTGACAGTAAATTGGGAATGCCACTTTCTGCGGTTTCAGAGCGGGGACAAGAGCCTTTTTCCAATAGAACTGGGCAAGATCGGAATCATCAATTGCATGGGGAGGGTGAATCTGGGCAGAGACTGAAATCAATTCAGCAATCAAGAGCATCTAGTACAGAGGAAGAAAAACTCCTTAATAAACCCTTTTCTGGATTTTCCGGGAGACGTCCACCGATAGAGTCTTCAATGCAATCAAAAGGTGTTACGAATCCGTCACAGCGCCAAACATTTGATTCATTACAGGACAATGATATGGAAAAGGATGAGAAGGACGAGAAGCAGGATTCTTCCAAAACGACCTATATCCTTCTGGGCTGTATGATTGCCATGGCGCTGGTATGGAGATTTATCTATATGGAACAGCCGGGGCAGACACAAATGATTTTATCCGCAGCATTAAGTGCCGGGTTGCTTGGGATCGCGGGTTGGGCGTGGGTGACTAAAGGGAGATTCGGAAATTCGAAATCCAATCTATTAAGCAAAAAAGTGCCTGATGAAGAATACACGGATGGCGAACTACAGAAGGGCTCATCCAATAAGCGATCTGCTTTATTTGGCTTGGGTAGAGGCAAGGGTAAGCAGAAAGAAAGCGAAGAAGAGATGTTTCAGGAAAGCTGGCGTTGGAATGCATCTGAAAGATCGCCAGATGGTAACTCGTATGCACAAGGTTACACGAGTCAACAGAGCTCTGGTGATATGCAAAGTGCTCAATCAGAAATGGGACACTCTTTTGAATCCAGGTCATCTGTAACAGGAAATTCTCGCTTTCAAAATCTACATATTCCATCTGAAGCTTCTGATGGACCTTTCATTCAGCATGCTGTCGAAGCCGTGGCTGCAACATCGGAACTTGTCCGTCATCATGCCGCGGCTGATGCAACTGTAAACCTGCAAAATGTTGCTGGAGGAGGCATTGCAGGAGCAGGTTCAGTAGTACCTTCCTTTTATCTTGAACGCAGATCAGCAAGCGGAGACAAAAATGAACGGATGGATGTCCGTGGTGCATCGTTTGTGATTGGCCGCTCGGCGGACATGGTCCAGTGGGTAGATTCAGCAACCGGTGTGTCCCGTGCTCATGTGGAATTAAGCCGGAACAAATCCGGCTATGTCATTAAGGATTTGGGCTCTGTGAATGGCACCATTCTCAAGGGGAATGTTCTTGCTCCGTACAAAGAATATCCACTGGAAGATGGAGATACCTTTATGTTGGCTGAGTCTGTTTACACATATCGATCAGTCGGATAG
- a CDS encoding DUF2621 domain-containing protein, whose product MIFGSYALTLTSSTPSNWFMNTIAFWTVLLLGSMCIGGFFMMRKFLKVLPKADGKSKLDWQNHWVETSRHLWTDEAKAFLDQLVEPVPGPFRDIAKHSIAAEIGKIAYENNAPEVSRDHCIKGYIIATPKRDNKFLVKFLEKNHIDYSPYKHLMNK is encoded by the coding sequence ATGATTTTCGGCTCATACGCTTTGACGTTGACCAGCAGTACCCCCAGCAATTGGTTTATGAACACGATCGCATTCTGGACCGTTCTTTTGCTTGGAAGCATGTGTATTGGCGGATTTTTTATGATGCGCAAGTTTTTGAAAGTGCTCCCAAAAGCAGACGGAAAGTCGAAACTGGATTGGCAGAATCACTGGGTTGAAACCAGCCGTCATTTATGGACAGATGAAGCAAAAGCTTTCCTCGACCAGCTTGTAGAGCCTGTTCCCGGTCCATTTCGAGATATCGCCAAACATTCCATCGCAGCAGAAATCGGGAAAATCGCGTACGAAAATAATGCGCCTGAAGTATCCCGAGATCATTGCATTAAAGGATACATTATAGCCACACCAAAACGGGATAATAAGTTTCTGGTAAAATTTCTGGAGAAAAACCACATTGACTATTCGCCTTATAAACATTTGATGAATAAATAG
- a CDS encoding type II secretion system F family protein produces the protein MKLGEARQALTDYTVYTLSRRQRMVCILISGMLFFGIGILFYHHWLAGLILAAGCIWVPKHWTKVLLERRRMTLSLHFKQALYALSSALAAGKSVENGFKESVEDLRMLNPEADTDLIREFTILRTRMEYGQPIEEALQDFSDRAKIEDITNFADVFITCKRTGGDLVEVVRRTSAVIGEKLDIQQDIMVAVAQKKFESKVMFAAPFIFLIFLNFTAKDFMEPLYSGMGYMISSGALALLACCYLWITRIMDIKV, from the coding sequence ATGAAGTTGGGCGAGGCCAGACAGGCGTTAACGGATTATACCGTCTATACGCTATCCCGGAGACAGCGGATGGTCTGCATATTGATCAGTGGTATGTTATTTTTCGGCATTGGTATTCTGTTCTATCATCACTGGTTGGCCGGACTGATCTTGGCGGCAGGATGTATATGGGTGCCAAAGCACTGGACAAAAGTACTGCTGGAACGTAGAAGAATGACTCTAAGTTTACATTTTAAGCAGGCATTATATGCGTTGTCCTCCGCGCTGGCTGCGGGAAAATCGGTAGAGAATGGATTTAAGGAATCAGTGGAGGATCTGCGCATGCTGAATCCTGAAGCGGATACAGATCTCATTCGTGAATTTACTATTTTGAGGACGCGGATGGAGTATGGACAACCCATTGAAGAAGCACTGCAAGACTTCTCAGATCGGGCCAAGATTGAGGATATCACTAATTTTGCGGATGTGTTCATCACTTGTAAGCGAACCGGGGGAGATCTGGTCGAAGTGGTGAGGCGAACCTCAGCGGTCATTGGTGAGAAGCTGGATATTCAGCAGGACATCATGGTAGCGGTGGCACAGAAGAAGTTTGAATCCAAAGTGATGTTTGCTGCTCCATTCATTTTTTTGATTTTTCTCAACTTTACGGCCAAGGATTTTATGGAGCCGTTATACAGCGGGATGGGATATATGATCTCCAGCGGGGCATTGGCGTTACTTGCCTGCTGTTATTTGTGGATTACACGCATTATGGATATCAAAGTATAA
- a CDS encoding Flp1 family type IVb pilin, which translates to MLELMKSKVTGFWKEEDGLGTLEMILIIGVIIIIALLFRKEIEKLVGDLLKKVDTKSNEFFPG; encoded by the coding sequence ATGCTGGAATTAATGAAAAGCAAGGTAACTGGATTTTGGAAGGAAGAGGACGGACTCGGCACGCTGGAAATGATTCTGATTATCGGGGTTATTATCATTATTGCTCTGTTATTTAGGAAGGAAATAGAGAAATTAGTAGGAGACCTTCTTAAAAAAGTGGACACAAAAAGTAATGAATTTTTCCCGGGTTAG
- a CDS encoding A24 family peptidase, with protein sequence MEVEWFYLACGLYVIAAFVTDVRSMKIPNRLTLPVTVAGVLAHIIWGGWEGFLFSAAGFAIGFGVLFLMYLIGAVGAGDVKLFGGIGVWTGLAFGVHVIIYSVLYAGAIGLVILLFRRDSAKRIRGMAGNLAGFFMLGSLKLVNQEKTLKFPFMLAVLPGFITAYIYMT encoded by the coding sequence ATGGAGGTGGAGTGGTTTTACCTGGCCTGTGGTTTATATGTAATTGCAGCTTTCGTTACAGATGTTCGTTCGATGAAAATTCCAAATCGTTTGACTTTACCGGTGACTGTCGCGGGAGTACTGGCCCATATCATCTGGGGAGGATGGGAGGGATTTCTGTTCTCGGCAGCTGGATTTGCGATCGGGTTTGGTGTGTTATTTCTAATGTATCTGATCGGGGCAGTGGGTGCAGGAGATGTTAAATTGTTTGGAGGCATTGGTGTTTGGACAGGACTGGCCTTTGGTGTTCACGTTATTATTTATTCCGTTTTGTACGCAGGGGCAATTGGATTAGTCATTCTCTTGTTTCGAAGGGATTCAGCGAAGCGGATTCGCGGTATGGCAGGAAATCTTGCCGGTTTCTTCATGCTTGGTTCGCTTAAGCTGGTCAATCAGGAAAAGACATTGAAGTTTCCTTTTATGCTGGCTGTATTGCCCGGATTCATCACCGCCTATATCTACATGACTTAA
- a CDS encoding type II secretion system F family protein, with product MLLPIIFGGVLGAGWLVLDRMRGQTYRHLRKLDMEGLRLKKLHGPFLFLLDKFEVGRRLPVLMFRMQHAIQKMYGIQHSGEKTMLYCAEMLTYSWLMLLVGCLLSLVGDMGIGGMVGGLALGVALPFALYKDLNTKMQRRDQDILMELPELLNRIVLLVGAGETVQRSIVHCVASQGERDHPLYNELRKTVGDWNNGYSFQQSFEQFSRRCGVQEVTIFTTTMLLNFRRGGGDFVLALRDLSHVLWEKRKAVSRAKGERASSKLVFPMVLIFFSIVVMIGAPAFMMMNM from the coding sequence ATGCTGCTTCCCATTATTTTCGGAGGGGTGCTAGGAGCAGGTTGGCTGGTGCTGGATCGAATGCGAGGGCAGACCTACCGACATTTGCGCAAACTGGATATGGAAGGATTACGTCTGAAGAAGCTGCATGGTCCCTTTTTGTTTTTACTGGATAAGTTCGAGGTGGGCCGCAGGCTGCCTGTGCTCATGTTCCGTATGCAGCATGCCATTCAGAAAATGTATGGCATACAGCATAGTGGAGAGAAAACGATGCTCTACTGTGCTGAAATGCTGACTTATTCGTGGCTGATGCTGCTCGTAGGTTGTCTTTTGTCGCTCGTTGGGGATATGGGGATTGGCGGTATGGTTGGTGGATTGGCATTGGGTGTTGCATTGCCCTTCGCCCTTTACAAAGATCTTAACACCAAAATGCAGCGAAGAGATCAGGACATACTCATGGAACTGCCGGAGTTGTTGAATCGAATTGTCCTATTGGTTGGTGCGGGAGAAACGGTACAGCGTTCCATTGTTCACTGTGTAGCAAGTCAGGGAGAACGAGATCATCCCCTTTATAATGAGCTGCGGAAGACGGTCGGGGATTGGAACAATGGATACTCGTTTCAACAATCGTTTGAACAGTTCAGTCGTCGCTGCGGTGTGCAGGAAGTGACGATATTTACAACAACAATGCTGCTGAATTTCCGGCGAGGGGGAGGTGACTTTGTATTGGCGCTGCGTGATCTGTCCCATGTGTTGTGGGAGAAACGCAAGGCCGTTAGTCGGGCTAAGGGAGAACGGGCTTCTTCCAAACTGGTGTTTCCGATGGTGCTGATCTTTTTTTCGATTGTGGTGATGATTGGAGCACCGGCTTTTATGATGATGAATATGTAG
- a CDS encoding CpaF family protein, translating into MMDSSKMTLDREEQFQIMRREVRAGLDLTSSAGDEELWDGIERKVLSDSRLDDLTSGERHTLVQRLFDSFRGLDILQPLVDHPEITEIMINSHREIFVEQEGEVRQIKLEFESRERLEDIIQMIVSGVNRIVNESSPIVDARLKDGSRVNIVLPPIALKGPTMTIRKFPSEPMKMSDLIGKGALHEEAAELLQQLVRSKYNIFIGGGTGSGKTTFLNALSQFIPADERIITIEDSAELQIVTVPNLVSLETRNANTEGKGQISIRDLIKSSLRMRPNRIVIGEVRGAEALDMLQAMNTGHDGSLSTGHANTISDMISRLETMVLSGADLPIAVVRQQISSAIDIFVHLSRLRDRSRRVTEISEVIGMQDGEVLLNPLFRFQEIEEKEGMIIGGLVQVGALRQVDKIQMAGLGEWLRAYIERNSDELDKSDNNLG; encoded by the coding sequence ATGATGGATTCCTCCAAGATGACACTGGACCGTGAAGAACAGTTTCAGATCATGCGTCGCGAGGTCAGGGCTGGACTGGATTTGACGTCCTCTGCGGGAGACGAAGAATTGTGGGACGGAATCGAACGTAAAGTGCTCTCTGATTCGAGGCTGGATGATCTGACCTCCGGGGAGCGTCATACGCTGGTGCAACGATTATTTGACTCCTTTCGAGGGCTGGATATTCTGCAACCATTGGTGGATCATCCCGAGATTACAGAGATTATGATCAACAGCCACCGGGAGATTTTCGTTGAGCAGGAAGGTGAAGTCAGACAGATCAAGCTGGAATTCGAGTCCAGGGAACGATTGGAAGACATTATCCAGATGATTGTATCCGGGGTGAACCGGATTGTGAATGAGTCTTCTCCAATCGTGGATGCGCGGTTGAAAGACGGCTCGCGGGTTAATATCGTGCTGCCTCCGATTGCGTTGAAGGGTCCAACCATGACGATTCGGAAATTTCCAAGTGAACCGATGAAGATGTCCGATCTGATTGGTAAAGGTGCCCTGCATGAGGAAGCGGCAGAATTGCTGCAGCAGTTGGTACGCAGTAAATACAATATATTTATCGGCGGCGGAACCGGATCGGGGAAAACTACTTTCCTTAATGCATTGTCTCAGTTTATTCCTGCGGATGAACGGATCATTACGATTGAGGACTCTGCTGAATTACAGATTGTCACGGTACCCAATCTGGTATCGCTGGAGACGCGTAATGCGAATACCGAGGGCAAGGGGCAAATATCCATCCGGGACCTGATCAAGTCATCCTTGCGGATGCGTCCAAATCGAATTGTCATTGGTGAGGTACGGGGAGCAGAAGCGCTGGATATGTTACAGGCCATGAACACAGGACATGATGGGAGTTTGTCTACGGGGCACGCAAACACGATCTCCGATATGATCAGCAGACTGGAAACCATGGTGCTCAGCGGAGCGGATCTTCCCATTGCGGTTGTCCGTCAGCAAATCAGCTCAGCCATTGATATCTTTGTACATTTATCCCGGCTGCGTGACCGTTCACGTCGGGTGACCGAGATTAGCGAAGTGATTGGCATGCAGGATGGAGAAGTGCTGCTGAATCCACTATTTCGTTTCCAGGAAATCGAAGAAAAAGAAGGCATGATTATTGGCGGACTCGTGCAAGTTGGAGCGCTGAGACAAGTGGATAAAATTCAGATGGCAGGGCTAGGGGAATGGTTGCGCGCGTACATAGAACGCAATAGTGATGAGTTGGATAAGTCGGATAACAACCTGGGTTAG
- a CDS encoding deoxyribonuclease IV has protein sequence MLKIGSHVSFSDKGLLSATKEASSYGSNSFMIYTGAPQNTRRKPIESMFIEEGKLAMQEGGMEDIVVHAPYIINLGSYKENTYELAVSFLQEEIRRTHAIGVKNIVLHPGAFTDKDAHYGIGRISEGLNEVLDGVKETDVNIALETMAGKGTEMGRSFEEIAQIMEKVTHNERLTVCMDTCHIHDAGYDIVNDLDGVLEQFDRTVGLDRIAVMHINDSKNPVGAHKDRHTPIGSGWIGFEAINRIVHHEALKDRPFILETPWIGKEAKTQRPMYEAEIALLRGDVAGRFGPEFLTEVEQLHHFFKGKEIESRSYVLDIWTLLKNDAKAKKADPREPLERLYDLVAEASLFPHLNEEQLNHRLIAWLAGKEIFVTA, from the coding sequence ATGCTGAAAATCGGCTCCCATGTGTCCTTTTCGGACAAGGGATTATTGAGTGCAACGAAGGAAGCGTCCTCGTACGGTTCCAATTCGTTTATGATATATACGGGTGCACCGCAAAATACCCGCCGCAAGCCCATTGAGTCCATGTTTATTGAGGAAGGCAAGCTTGCGATGCAAGAAGGCGGAATGGAAGATATCGTTGTCCATGCGCCATACATTATTAACCTTGGATCATACAAAGAAAACACGTATGAGCTGGCTGTAAGTTTTCTTCAAGAAGAGATTCGTCGTACACATGCGATTGGTGTCAAAAATATCGTGCTGCATCCCGGTGCATTTACGGACAAGGATGCCCACTACGGCATTGGACGTATATCGGAAGGCTTGAACGAGGTGCTTGACGGTGTGAAAGAGACGGATGTCAATATCGCTCTGGAAACAATGGCTGGCAAAGGCACTGAAATGGGCCGCAGCTTTGAAGAGATTGCTCAGATTATGGAGAAGGTTACACACAATGAACGCCTAACTGTATGTATGGATACATGCCACATTCACGATGCAGGTTATGATATCGTAAACGACCTGGACGGTGTTCTTGAACAATTTGATCGTACGGTAGGGCTTGACCGCATTGCCGTAATGCATATTAATGATAGTAAGAACCCTGTGGGTGCGCACAAGGACCGTCATACACCGATTGGCTCCGGCTGGATTGGTTTTGAGGCGATTAACCGTATCGTGCATCACGAAGCTCTTAAGGATCGTCCGTTTATTCTGGAAACGCCTTGGATCGGTAAAGAAGCCAAAACACAGCGTCCAATGTACGAAGCGGAGATTGCATTGCTTCGCGGGGATGTTGCTGGACGATTTGGCCCCGAATTCCTGACAGAAGTGGAACAACTGCATCATTTCTTCAAAGGAAAAGAGATTGAGTCCCGTTCATATGTTTTGGATATCTGGACGCTGCTCAAAAATGATGCCAAAGCGAAGAAAGCCGACCCACGCGAGCCGTTGGAGCGTCTGTATGACCTCGTGGCTGAAGCCTCATTGTTCCCGCATTTGAATGAAGAACAACTGAATCATCGTTTGATTGCCTGGCTTGCAGGCAAAGAAATTTTTGTCACGGCCTAG
- a CDS encoding TadE family protein, whose product MNFSRVSRFKKEEGSFTFEASLVFPIVLFILVLILFFSMYMYQKTFLNQHAYAASERAAYSWDNSYKQAMTGEVVAEKYDNLYWRLTDDRLLGALFGWAGADNEVIVSVPAGEGGNLSEKKLSQAAQGMPSGMNGTIEYQNSLIQRKVTTKLEQVISLPLPSFLFNSGNSVFTQGSSAVVEPVEFIRTVDLVRYYAAKFKGKGGAAASTAAEAGQVIQHFGKTKK is encoded by the coding sequence ATGAATTTTTCCCGGGTTAGTAGATTCAAAAAGGAAGAAGGGAGCTTCACCTTTGAAGCCTCCCTGGTCTTCCCTATTGTGTTGTTTATTCTCGTCCTGATCCTCTTTTTCTCCATGTACATGTATCAAAAGACATTTCTGAACCAGCATGCGTATGCAGCTTCTGAACGTGCCGCCTACAGCTGGGACAACAGCTACAAGCAGGCGATGACAGGTGAGGTTGTGGCTGAGAAATATGACAACCTGTACTGGAGATTGACCGATGATCGATTGCTCGGAGCACTGTTTGGTTGGGCGGGAGCGGACAATGAGGTTATTGTTTCTGTACCCGCGGGAGAAGGCGGAAACCTATCGGAAAAGAAACTGTCCCAAGCCGCACAAGGCATGCCCTCTGGCATGAATGGAACAATTGAATATCAGAACTCGCTAATCCAGCGAAAAGTAACGACCAAGCTGGAGCAAGTGATTTCTTTACCGCTGCCTTCATTTTTATTTAATTCAGGTAACAGTGTATTTACACAAGGTTCATCTGCAGTTGTAGAGCCTGTTGAATTCATCCGAACGGTGGATCTGGTCCGTTATTATGCGGCCAAGTTTAAAGGCAAGGGCGGAGCCGCAGCCAGTACTGCCGCTGAAGCAGGACAGGTTATACAGCATTTTGGCAAAACCAAAAAATGA
- a CDS encoding pilus assembly protein, with product MDKQHQQEKMLVSLHKRLTRIHRLERLKSLTKQIRSIQKTRSPNREHGSIVLEASLVLPVFLFFVMFLIFIVQMTLVSTALQSTAGEAVKQLSTKIYPVSLVFTPSDSAGGEASEGGWKIPELSLTEWAEEYASSLPEPLSDWVRAAAARGEQPLQEIKTSVLESVLDPTVKPLLQPFINTSVLDEDRVHVNGISIPDLKNKTNPYFRLELSYELPVKVPFLGKSLRIQAAAAERIWIGDTGEGSNSSGGEADSAGAATVLSKPEPAYIGNNATIKVKVEPGATANLTIFYKSGESSAKHIGWATADENGVIEWNWFVGTRTTEGTWTFVVETAEGAKTVTEFNVASRN from the coding sequence ATGGATAAGCAGCATCAGCAAGAAAAAATGTTGGTATCGTTACACAAACGTCTAACACGAATACACAGACTGGAAAGATTGAAATCTCTGACGAAGCAGATACGTTCTATCCAAAAGACGCGTTCTCCAAACAGGGAACATGGCAGTATCGTTTTGGAAGCCTCACTGGTTCTGCCTGTATTCCTATTCTTTGTCATGTTTCTCATTTTTATCGTACAGATGACTTTAGTATCAACAGCGCTGCAGAGTACGGCAGGAGAGGCAGTAAAGCAGTTATCCACGAAAATATATCCGGTCTCACTTGTATTTACCCCCTCTGATTCCGCAGGGGGCGAAGCCTCGGAGGGTGGATGGAAAATACCGGAGCTGTCACTGACAGAATGGGCCGAAGAGTATGCCTCTTCGCTGCCAGAGCCGCTAAGCGATTGGGTACGTGCTGCTGCTGCCAGAGGTGAACAACCGTTACAGGAGATCAAGACATCCGTTCTTGAGTCAGTACTTGATCCGACTGTTAAACCGCTGCTTCAGCCTTTTATTAATACTTCTGTACTGGATGAAGATCGTGTGCATGTTAACGGTATTTCCATACCTGACCTGAAAAATAAAACGAATCCTTACTTCCGGCTTGAATTGAGCTATGAATTGCCTGTTAAGGTTCCTTTTCTAGGAAAATCCTTACGCATTCAAGCCGCGGCAGCAGAACGGATTTGGATTGGAGATACCGGAGAAGGCTCCAATAGTAGTGGAGGAGAAGCGGATTCTGCAGGAGCAGCAACCGTGTTATCCAAGCCGGAACCCGCATACATAGGGAACAATGCAACAATTAAGGTCAAAGTGGAGCCTGGGGCTACAGCGAACTTAACGATATTTTACAAGTCCGGTGAAAGTTCAGCCAAGCATATCGGGTGGGCGACTGCCGATGAGAATGGTGTGATTGAATGGAACTGGTTTGTAGGTACACGTACAACGGAGGGCACATGGACATTTGTTGTAGAAACAGCGGAAGGTGCCAAGACGGTTACTGAGTTTAATGTGGCCTCCAGAAACTAA
- a CDS encoding TIGR01777 family oxidoreductase codes for MKIAICGGTGFVGGALVDYWLQAGHHVKVITRKLPNLHNPSQNLTYISWEQVEEQPHLLDGMDALVNLAGETLNQRWTTKAKLEIVESRVTTVARVAKLIDSLEHKPEVVVQASAMAIYGTSPTETFDENSPHKSMNFPSRVSEQWEVAADAIKHVRLVKIRVSLVLGHKKGAFPLMKLPYMLGVGGRVGSGKQWTSWIHIMDIVRLIDFTIQNKEISGPVNASSPNPVTNDEFGRTVGKVYHRPHWFPVPGILIKTLVGELSVVLLQGQRVIPKKALDHGFQFTFPTLTDALEDLKHRGLSD; via the coding sequence ATGAAGATTGCGATTTGCGGAGGTACCGGTTTTGTCGGAGGAGCACTCGTTGATTACTGGCTTCAGGCAGGCCATCATGTGAAAGTTATTACACGTAAACTGCCGAATTTACATAATCCCAGTCAAAACCTAACGTATATCTCATGGGAACAGGTGGAGGAACAGCCACATTTGCTGGACGGCATGGATGCCTTGGTGAACCTTGCTGGAGAAACGTTGAATCAACGTTGGACAACCAAAGCGAAACTGGAGATTGTTGAATCCAGAGTGACTACTGTAGCACGTGTAGCCAAATTGATAGATTCACTGGAACACAAACCGGAGGTAGTCGTACAGGCATCTGCCATGGCGATCTATGGTACCTCTCCCACAGAAACATTTGATGAAAACAGCCCACATAAATCGATGAATTTCCCCTCTCGCGTTTCTGAACAATGGGAAGTTGCCGCGGATGCCATCAAACATGTGAGACTCGTGAAGATTCGTGTTAGCCTCGTGCTTGGTCATAAAAAAGGTGCTTTTCCATTAATGAAACTGCCTTATATGCTTGGTGTTGGGGGCAGGGTGGGAAGTGGCAAACAGTGGACCAGTTGGATTCATATTATGGATATTGTACGTTTGATAGATTTCACGATCCAAAATAAAGAAATCTCCGGTCCGGTTAACGCTTCTTCCCCCAACCCGGTTACCAATGATGAATTCGGACGCACGGTAGGCAAAGTGTATCATCGTCCGCACTGGTTCCCCGTACCCGGAATTTTGATCAAAACACTGGTTGGGGAACTCTCTGTCGTGCTGCTTCAGGGACAGCGGGTTATCCCGAAAAAAGCGCTGGATCACGGATTCCAGTTCACCTTCCCTACATTAACCGATGCGCTGGAAGACCTGAAACACCGGGGTCTATCCGACTGA